The following coding sequences are from one Streptomyces uncialis window:
- a CDS encoding GntR family transcriptional regulator — protein MADGSSDTAAPYLRAAAVIQERITGGTWAPGDRLPSRTELGRQLAVGENVIRRAQELLISRGVLEGRPGAGTYVRTPFERRTLPRIPQPGPAQPARGPAPAGFTGTWEADSAAKVPAPPQIAARLRVEAGELCVRTAYEFLTDRLPVMLCTSWEPMTVTGGTLVVLPEGGPYAGHGVTARMAQLGITVTRVTERPRPVHVGRDQAQLLGIAAGAQATLIERTHHDSTGRPVETADLLVPADRWDITYDITLPAHGT, from the coding sequence ATGGCTGACGGCAGCTCGGACACAGCTGCTCCCTACCTGCGGGCGGCAGCCGTGATCCAGGAGCGCATCACCGGCGGGACCTGGGCCCCCGGAGACCGTCTCCCCTCCCGTACCGAGCTGGGCCGCCAGCTCGCCGTCGGGGAGAACGTGATCCGCCGCGCGCAGGAACTCCTCATCTCCCGGGGCGTCCTGGAAGGCCGGCCCGGGGCGGGCACCTACGTCCGCACCCCGTTCGAACGCCGCACCCTGCCGCGTATCCCGCAGCCCGGACCGGCACAACCCGCACGCGGGCCGGCTCCGGCCGGTTTCACCGGCACGTGGGAGGCCGACAGCGCCGCCAAGGTCCCCGCCCCGCCCCAGATCGCCGCCCGCCTCCGAGTGGAGGCCGGCGAACTGTGTGTCCGCACCGCGTACGAGTTCCTCACCGACCGCCTGCCGGTGATGCTGTGCACCAGCTGGGAGCCGATGACCGTCACCGGCGGCACCCTCGTGGTCCTGCCCGAGGGCGGCCCCTACGCCGGACACGGCGTCACCGCCCGCATGGCACAGCTCGGCATCACCGTCACCCGGGTGACGGAGCGGCCCCGCCCGGTCCACGTCGGCCGCGACCAGGCACAGCTCCTCGGCATCGCCGCCGGAGCCCAGGCCACCCTGATCGAACGCACCCACCACGACAGCACCGGCCGCCCGGTCGAGACCGCCGACCTCCTGGTCCCCGCGGACCGCTGGGACATCACCTACGACATCACCCTGCCCGCGCACGGCACCTGA
- the dapF gene encoding diaminopimelate epimerase: MTPPPHPFAKGHGAGNDFIVLPDPEGRLRLTGEMVRSLCDRRTGIGADGVLRAVHCTAAPEAASMAGEAEWFMDYRNPDGSTGAMCGNGIRVLARYLVDTGLSPAGALPIATRAGTRHVHIPRPSARFRGEVTVKMGRPGLPGPDGITVTAAGRTWPALHVDMGNPHAVVLLEDLDQAGGLTTVPAVTPADAFPHGVSVGFAALRGPARIGLRVHERGAGETRACGTGACAAVTAVRTAGLSAAADSYLVDAPGGRLRVAVLPDGTLHLTGPAAVVAQGTIHFTTLTADMDASVTPAA; this comes from the coding sequence ATGACACCTCCGCCGCATCCGTTCGCCAAAGGCCACGGCGCCGGGAACGACTTCATCGTCCTGCCCGACCCGGAGGGCCGCCTCCGGCTGACCGGGGAGATGGTGAGAAGCCTGTGCGACCGGCGCACCGGCATCGGGGCGGACGGCGTCCTGCGTGCCGTCCACTGCACCGCCGCCCCCGAGGCCGCCTCCATGGCCGGGGAGGCCGAGTGGTTCATGGACTACCGCAACCCGGACGGCAGCACCGGCGCGATGTGCGGCAACGGCATCCGCGTCCTGGCCCGCTACCTCGTCGACACCGGCCTCAGCCCGGCCGGCGCCCTCCCCATCGCGACCCGCGCCGGAACCCGCCACGTCCACATCCCCCGCCCCAGCGCCCGCTTCCGGGGCGAGGTCACCGTCAAAATGGGCCGCCCCGGGCTGCCCGGGCCCGACGGCATCACCGTCACCGCCGCCGGACGCACGTGGCCAGCCCTCCACGTCGACATGGGCAACCCCCACGCCGTCGTCCTCCTCGAGGACCTGGACCAGGCGGGTGGCCTGACCACCGTTCCCGCCGTCACCCCGGCCGACGCCTTCCCCCACGGCGTGAGCGTCGGCTTCGCCGCCCTCCGGGGACCCGCCCGTATCGGCCTGCGGGTACACGAACGCGGCGCCGGGGAAACCCGCGCCTGCGGAACCGGGGCCTGCGCGGCGGTCACCGCCGTACGGACCGCAGGCCTGTCGGCCGCGGCCGACAGCTACCTCGTCGACGCCCCCGGCGGCCGGCTCCGCGTCGCCGTACTCCCCGACGGCACCCTGCACCTCACCGGCCCCGCCGCCGTCGTCGCCCAAGGCACCATCCACTTCACAACTCTCACGGCCGACATGGACGCAAGCGTGACGCCCGCCGCATGA
- a CDS encoding phosphotransferase, which translates to MTAEGEALVGGMANAGAVFRRGALVERPAPRNARALHAYLLALKEHGFDAAPAPVGLTEDGREQLTFIPGDVALPPFADWAMTKTALESVGSLLRRLHETSAAIKVDTRAGWPGDLADPEGGMMLCHNDVCPDNVVFRDGRAAALIDFDLAAPGRPLWDVAMTARYWVPLVDPASAAAFYPSGLDAPARLRILADSYGLSPQDRAELLGVIEQATDVCRAFVARRVADGDPVYLQALAERGGWERWDRMQTWLAERREMFTAALLN; encoded by the coding sequence ATGACGGCTGAGGGCGAGGCGCTGGTCGGCGGCATGGCGAACGCAGGGGCGGTCTTCCGCCGTGGTGCGCTGGTGGAGCGCCCGGCGCCGCGCAACGCGCGTGCCCTGCATGCGTACCTCCTTGCCCTGAAGGAGCACGGCTTCGACGCAGCGCCGGCCCCTGTCGGTCTCACCGAGGATGGCCGTGAACAGCTCACCTTCATCCCCGGAGACGTGGCTCTGCCACCGTTCGCGGACTGGGCGATGACGAAGACCGCCCTGGAATCGGTGGGGAGCCTGCTGCGGCGCCTGCATGAAACCAGCGCGGCCATCAAGGTCGACACCCGTGCCGGGTGGCCAGGGGACCTGGCCGATCCGGAGGGGGGAATGATGCTGTGCCACAACGACGTGTGCCCGGACAACGTCGTCTTCCGCGACGGCCGTGCCGCTGCCCTGATCGATTTCGACCTGGCAGCTCCGGGCCGTCCCCTCTGGGACGTCGCCATGACCGCCCGCTACTGGGTGCCTCTGGTCGATCCCGCATCCGCAGCCGCCTTCTACCCCTCCGGGTTGGATGCGCCCGCGCGGCTGCGGATCCTTGCCGACAGCTACGGCCTTTCGCCGCAGGACCGCGCCGAGCTGCTCGGCGTCATCGAGCAGGCCACCGACGTCTGCCGGGCCTTCGTTGCCCGCCGCGTGGCTGACGGTGACCCCGTTTATCTCCAGGCACTGGCCGAGCGCGGTGGATGGGAACGCTGGGACCGCATGCAGACCTGGCTGGCGGAACGCCGCGAGATGTTCACGGCCGCCCTGCTGAACTGA
- the tap gene encoding telomere-associated protein Tap has protein sequence MASEEELFANIDALLAEEPQLPPPAERARLREAAGITQARLAAALKTSTQTVKNYENGRSEPKSPRLEAYQRLLNGWAAKYPVGTSAVAPAPAPISTPVPQPTPETFTGPTTAPASEETVVPATPAAPAAPGRPARPAARPVTSSRRPAVKKAARPAADPRFPHGPLAVLDGDGSAYGVDGIVLDCPATTVPQLVEWTLKESGLGASKLHRYGKDSDPLIVLTASAAVKLGLPERLEGHEQRRSLRLPEDHPVVKQVAKAKWQLTQRGFGPWARIYRKAQGRDRQCVQLAILSWDALDVRSWPGVAEMEPADIARVLGVYATRVTTPRGSTAVSGLELMTALRPPTKAVQDPETGNWVSGHNAGSLGTEPMDPAPPEATPEHPVVVDSGWTGGFLNEEAYQWVRDVDLLTGQEAALPFAVGLDLNTAFLAAAARLTVGLSAPDHFHAPKFNPKIPGSWLVDLSGIELDPRLPSPFTPDGTRPTGPAWYQTHTVAYAQELGHDVHPIQAYLRRETGAYLDPWHDRLKTAYVDTLADLGVTKDLTDTEFLAAMEHHKQNDPAMAAVLSAIKATVKGGVGKLRERPQGKNYKEGERWPALSRPTWRPDIRAAVISKARVNMHRKLGNMVKMTGLYPLAVLSDCVVYPSPGASPLDFLPYAASGKPQPGGFRLGPTPGLAKLEGVQPMAWAVDLMDQGLNPARHIKGDGHDAVLDEGE, from the coding sequence ATGGCATCCGAGGAAGAGCTGTTCGCGAACATCGACGCGCTGCTGGCGGAGGAGCCGCAGCTCCCGCCCCCGGCGGAGCGCGCCCGGCTGCGGGAGGCGGCCGGTATCACCCAGGCCCGTCTCGCGGCCGCGCTGAAGACGTCGACGCAGACGGTGAAGAACTACGAGAACGGCCGCTCCGAGCCGAAGTCACCGCGCCTGGAGGCGTACCAGCGGCTGCTGAACGGCTGGGCGGCGAAGTACCCCGTTGGCACTTCGGCCGTAGCGCCCGCCCCGGCTCCCATCTCGACCCCCGTGCCACAGCCGACGCCGGAGACGTTCACCGGACCGACCACCGCGCCCGCATCCGAGGAGACGGTCGTACCGGCGACTCCCGCCGCCCCGGCCGCGCCCGGGCGTCCCGCCCGTCCGGCCGCCCGCCCGGTGACGTCCTCGCGGCGGCCAGCCGTGAAGAAGGCCGCGCGCCCGGCCGCCGATCCGCGGTTCCCGCACGGTCCGCTCGCCGTCCTCGACGGCGACGGCTCCGCCTACGGGGTCGACGGGATCGTGCTCGACTGCCCGGCAACCACGGTGCCGCAGTTGGTGGAGTGGACGCTGAAGGAGTCCGGTCTCGGAGCGTCCAAGCTGCACCGCTACGGCAAGGACTCCGACCCGCTGATCGTCCTCACCGCCTCGGCGGCGGTGAAGTTGGGGCTGCCCGAGCGCCTGGAGGGCCACGAGCAGCGGCGCTCGCTGCGCCTCCCGGAGGACCACCCGGTGGTCAAGCAGGTCGCGAAGGCGAAGTGGCAGCTGACCCAGCGCGGGTTCGGCCCCTGGGCGCGGATCTACCGCAAGGCGCAGGGCCGCGACCGGCAGTGCGTGCAGCTGGCGATCCTGTCCTGGGACGCCCTCGACGTCCGGTCGTGGCCCGGGGTCGCCGAGATGGAGCCCGCCGACATCGCCCGCGTCCTCGGCGTCTACGCGACCCGGGTCACCACCCCCCGCGGTTCCACCGCCGTCTCCGGCCTGGAGCTGATGACCGCGCTGCGCCCGCCGACGAAGGCCGTCCAGGACCCGGAGACCGGCAACTGGGTGTCCGGCCACAACGCGGGCTCGCTGGGGACGGAGCCGATGGACCCGGCGCCGCCGGAGGCCACCCCCGAGCACCCCGTGGTCGTGGACTCCGGCTGGACGGGCGGGTTCCTCAACGAGGAGGCGTACCAGTGGGTGCGCGATGTCGACCTGCTGACCGGTCAGGAAGCGGCGCTGCCCTTCGCGGTCGGCCTCGACCTGAACACCGCCTTCCTCGCCGCCGCCGCCCGCCTCACCGTCGGCCTCTCCGCCCCGGATCACTTCCACGCCCCGAAGTTCAACCCGAAGATCCCCGGCTCCTGGCTGGTCGACCTCTCCGGGATCGAACTCGACCCGCGCCTCCCGAGCCCGTTCACGCCGGACGGCACCCGCCCGACCGGTCCGGCCTGGTACCAGACGCACACCGTCGCCTACGCCCAGGAGCTCGGGCACGACGTGCACCCGATCCAGGCGTACCTGCGGCGCGAGACCGGGGCGTATCTGGATCCGTGGCACGACCGGCTCAAGACCGCATACGTCGACACCCTCGCCGACCTCGGTGTCACCAAGGACCTCACCGACACCGAGTTCCTGGCCGCGATGGAACACCACAAGCAGAACGACCCCGCGATGGCCGCCGTCCTGTCCGCGATCAAGGCGACGGTCAAGGGCGGTGTCGGGAAGTTGCGCGAGCGCCCGCAGGGCAAGAACTACAAGGAGGGGGAGCGGTGGCCGGCCCTGTCGCGGCCGACCTGGCGACCCGACATCCGCGCCGCCGTCATCTCCAAGGCGCGGGTCAACATGCACCGCAAGCTGGGCAACATGGTCAAGATGACCGGCCTCTACCCGCTCGCCGTGCTCTCCGACTGCGTCGTCTACCCCAGCCCGGGAGCCTCCCCGCTCGACTTCCTCCCCTACGCCGCGTCCGGTAAGCCGCAGCCGGGCGGGTTCCGCCTCGGGCCCACGCCGGGTCTGGCGAAGCTGGAGGGCGTCCAGCCGATGGCCTGGGCGGTCGACCTCATGGATCAGGGCCTCAACCCCGCCCGCCACATCAAGGGCGACGGCCACGACGCCGTCCTCGACGAAGGAGAGTGA
- the tpg gene encoding telomere-protecting terminal protein Tpg yields MGEIEDAIERADREAFTRQPPKTLAGRINYLLRQLGSAKAVAQELGVTADSVNRYRRGARKHPPKDIAAKIDDAVRSRWQPGVRKRRHQQAAASGITVETRARFGYTASVGSTDDGRFRRLTVRLPAAYAQRLFDARNTGASDQEMRGIIAEGLKDVYFQDGGGRAMGLSDVAINDIDYLDIGY; encoded by the coding sequence GTGGGTGAGATTGAGGACGCCATCGAGCGCGCCGACCGAGAAGCGTTCACCCGCCAGCCGCCGAAGACGCTCGCGGGCCGCATCAACTACCTGCTCCGCCAGCTCGGGTCCGCGAAGGCCGTCGCGCAGGAGCTGGGCGTCACCGCGGACTCCGTGAACCGGTACCGCCGCGGCGCGAGGAAGCATCCGCCGAAGGACATCGCGGCGAAGATCGATGATGCCGTGCGGTCCCGCTGGCAGCCCGGCGTTCGCAAGCGCCGGCACCAGCAGGCCGCCGCCAGCGGCATCACCGTGGAGACCCGCGCCCGGTTCGGCTACACCGCCTCCGTCGGCTCGACCGACGACGGACGCTTCCGCCGCCTCACCGTCAGGCTCCCCGCGGCCTACGCGCAGCGTCTGTTCGACGCCCGTAACACGGGGGCCAGCGACCAGGAGATGCGTGGGATCATCGCCGAAGGACTCAAGGACGTCTATTTCCAGGACGGCGGAGGCCGCGCTATGGGACTCTCGGACGTCGCCATCAACGACATCGACTATTTGGATATCGGCTACTGA
- a CDS encoding DUF6247 family protein: protein MSAQPDHAPATPYAPAPGAPAELLAQLRADKRADSWVPAFEREWAAALEESRATFSLAGLYEVVQDWQGRIAHAPAVDAFAASGYDDSDAVDLAELRRRRR from the coding sequence ATGAGCGCGCAGCCCGACCACGCCCCCGCCACCCCGTACGCCCCCGCGCCCGGGGCACCGGCCGAACTCCTCGCCCAGCTGCGCGCCGACAAGCGCGCCGACTCCTGGGTGCCGGCCTTCGAGCGGGAGTGGGCGGCCGCGCTGGAGGAGTCCCGCGCCACGTTCTCCCTCGCCGGACTGTACGAGGTCGTCCAGGACTGGCAGGGCCGCATCGCGCACGCCCCGGCGGTCGACGCGTTCGCCGCCTCCGGCTACGACGACAGCGACGCCGTCGACCTGGCGGAGCTCCGCCGGCGGCGCCGGTGA
- a CDS encoding Erv1/Alr family FAD-linked sulfhydryl oxidase yields the protein MSFVDHRHERDITAELGGPAPYDPTWLNGQGRALAVDTTVVARLYGAAREGCDDCREDSLEQLCRNPGQVAALALWACTRVMDTFADLPMEMLERGDPAFRRLARAYSNSTFRHGFDARELTDLHETCQRLDPHTLQPAAERALQFLLANPADPALFGSLTGTYTPGDEDDAQDYTLTRQIIGPEEVVITLTPHGDTHLRPGGHHHG from the coding sequence GTGAGTTTTGTCGATCACCGTCATGAGCGGGACATCACTGCCGAGCTGGGCGGTCCGGCCCCCTACGACCCGACCTGGCTGAACGGCCAGGGCCGCGCCCTGGCCGTGGACACCACGGTGGTGGCCCGGCTGTACGGGGCGGCCCGGGAGGGCTGCGACGACTGCCGCGAGGACTCGCTGGAGCAGCTGTGCCGCAACCCGGGCCAGGTGGCCGCGCTGGCGCTGTGGGCCTGCACGCGCGTGATGGACACCTTCGCCGACCTGCCCATGGAGATGCTGGAACGCGGCGACCCGGCCTTCCGACGGCTGGCGCGGGCCTACTCGAACAGCACCTTCCGGCACGGCTTCGACGCACGCGAGCTCACCGACCTGCACGAGACCTGCCAGCGCCTGGATCCGCACACCCTCCAGCCTGCCGCGGAACGGGCTCTGCAGTTCCTGCTCGCGAACCCAGCAGACCCGGCCCTGTTCGGCTCCCTCACCGGCACCTACACGCCCGGCGACGAGGACGACGCCCAGGACTACACCCTCACCCGCCAGATCATCGGCCCGGAGGAAGTCGTCATCACCCTCACCCCGCACGGCGACACCCACCTGCGCCCCGGCGGCCACCATCACGGCTGA